Genomic DNA from Oncorhynchus tshawytscha isolate Ot180627B linkage group LG04, Otsh_v2.0, whole genome shotgun sequence:
gtcagaaccgtccagagtagtgatgctagtaggGCAgaagggtgcgggcagcaattggttgaagagaatgcacttagttttacttgcatttaaaagctgTTGGAGGCCTCGGAAGTACCAGGGACCCAACGTACCAGGGACAGCTTTGAGGagggatggcagagagagagagagtctgcctCTGACAGTAGGACACACAATGGTGACATTTTTCTGTTATATGAAGCATGGAATATTTATGTGCGGAGAAAGAATCTTACTCTGCCTGCTCACATCTCCAAGCCTTCACATTTATCTTATGTGACTCTTCTTTAGCCCAGCTCTCATTGTTAAATAACTGCTTGTGAATTGCTTCCCCCAGATTTCTCTGGGTACTATGGAAGTTTGCATGGCAAAGTACAGACATTGTAACTAATGACATTTTTCTGTTATGTGAGGCATGGAATATTTATGTGCGGAGAAATAATCTTACTCTGCCCACTCACATCTCCAAGCCTTTTTGAAAATGCAGGAGATGCAAGAGGTTGCTAAAATATTGATTAAGATTGTCAGAAGAGCAGAGATAGAGCGATAGAGCTgcacactcctcctcttcctgtaggAGAGAAGGAGGCCAGGCCGCTGGTATTCACTCCCATGTTTCTCACACTGCGTGCCTAACTCCCAGCCACTGCTGGGGAGGAGGACTAAAAAGCAGAATAATGTGCCTGCATCTCCACTTGGCATGCCCAGATCAGAGAGGGGCtttcctgtcacacacacacatactctgttTCTGCGTCTTTATGAATCTTTCAATGTTCTACTGTAAAGTGAGCATGGGCTGTTTGATTTTTTTGGAGAAGAAAGCACATTTTCAATTTCAAAGGGTTTCAGGGCAAAAGGCATCTAACAATGTTTGTGAAATTCTACTGTACTTATGGAGGCCATCCAGCTCACATTTGTGGGACTTGTCTTTTCTCTAGTATAAGCATTGTTGGAAATTACCGGAACACCTCCATGCCCCATCCGGCCACAGCAGTGAAGAGCCTTGGGCCCAGGTCTCTAGCAGGGTTGATGGGATAGCCACAGTTGAGTCCCATGGACACTCCGATGGCCATTATGATCAGGCCAATGCACAGTGGCTCCATCCCTTTAGGAGCGCCAATGTTCTTCCCATCAATAATGGCCAGAATGCACAGGATCAAGGCAGCTGTTCCTATCACCTGGAGACAAGGTATCAACCATGAGTTTGAGATAGCAATGATCAAAACAGATCATTGAcagacatacagatgtaggatcttaatttgaaccagtttgctacagcaggaaaataatcctgcagcatcaAGAACTAACCCTTTAattataatctacataataatTCAAGGGTGAGTTTGCCCAAATTacaaattacatattggtttactcaacctgtaagcagtctatggacaaggtatgacagcagtCCATGCATTTGTTTAGATTTCCTGGCAGTGGATGGCATTGTTTCCAAATGCTAACAGCCTTTTTAAACAATGAATACACTGCAAATTTGCATTTCCTGCAGTGCAGAACAATTCACAGCAACAAAagtgtgatcaaattaagatcctacatctgtatttagTATATTCATCATCACTACCAAATGAACCATTTGTAGCTACTGCTCATGCTGTCACTGTGATGCCTCCACCAATATTGAAAAGACAGCCTCTCATAATAGCATAACAGTGTAGCTTTTTATGTAATGGTAGATTATAATAGGAGTTGGATACCAGACAGTGACAGGGGGAGAATGGCTTGTTGTTATGGTCTGGGTTTTATAATGACTGTCTGTGGCCAGAAGGACTAATTTGCTGTGATGACCTGTGGCCTTCACTTCCTTTGCCTAAGCCTATAATGGGGCTTCCCCTTTCCCCTGGATGAAGGATAGATGAGGCAGCTTTGAAATCTTTTGAACAGTATCCATATGGTTATATATTAGGAGCAAACCATATTTTGGGTTAAAAATACTCAACAATTGCATTTATTACTGTTCATAGAGGGGAAAACAACTGCTTGAATGTTTGCTTCTATTAAACCAGTTaatggttaactgccttgttcaggggcagaacggcagatttttacagtgtcagctcggggattcaatatagcaacctttcgtttactggcccaatgctctaaccactaggataccgcacgcgtaccacacacacacacacacacacacacacacaaaaccagggTTGGGCTGAATTCaaattgaaggcagtcaatttaGGAAGTAAACTACAATTACAattaaataatttttaaaaatgcattTATTTTCAAAGACTTCTCAATAAACTGAAAAGTAAAGCTATTTATATTAGGAGTTTTTAAAATCCTTAATTTACTATACATTTCACTGCCTTCAATTCGAAACCAAACCTGCATGTGCACACTCAGCTCTTGGGTATTCAACAGAGATGGTTGTTATTGCTCAGCCAGTATTGCTCACAATATATGCATGAGAGcaacagctgttccggacgactgtgtgatcacgctctccgttgCTGATTtgagtaagaactttaaacaggttaacattcacaaggattaccaggacgcatactcagaccagctggcaagtgtcttcactgacatattcaacctctccctgacacagtctgtaatacctacatgtttcaagcagcccaccatagtccctgtgtccaagaatgccaaggtaacctgtctaaatgactatcaccccgtacccagtgtcacatctgtagccatgaaatgctttgaaaggccggtcatggctcacatcaacaacatcatcccagacacccttgactcactccaattcgcataccgccccaacagatacacagatgatgcaatctctattgctctctacacagccctctcccacctggacaataggaacatctatgtgagaatgctgttcaatgactacagctcagcattcaacaccatagtgccctcaagctcattactaagctaaggaccctggaactggacacctccctctgcaactggatcccagACTTCCAGACGGtcaaccccaggtggtaagggtagacaacaacacattcgccacgctgaccctcaacatgagggtcagagacctggcagtgaggtgccaggacaacaaactctccttcaacgtcagcaagactaAGGAGCAAATCatgaactacaggaaacagagggctgaGCATGctcccattcacatcgatggggctgtagtggagtgagaCGAGACCTTTAAGTTAATCAGTGTCCatatcactaaggatctatcatggtccacacacaccaacactcctctcctcttccccttcaggaggctgaaaagatttggcatgggccctcagatagAGAGCATCTTgaatggctgcatcaccgcttggtatggcaactgctttgcATCAAACcacaaggcattacagagggtagtgcgtgcagcccagtacatcactagggccgagctcactgccatccaggacctctatagctgacagtgtcagaagaaggccctgaaaaatgtcaaaaactccagacacccaagtcatagactgttctctctgctactgcatggcaagcggtaccgatgcaccaagtctaaATAGTTAGTTCAACAGTTAACCAATTAGCTACCCAGACAATCTGCAtggaccctttttgcactaacctTTTTGACTCATGacatctgctgctgctactgttagtTATATATCTTGTTGCTTAGTCACTTTATTCCaagctatatgtacatatctacctcaattacctcatatccatcgactcggtactggtaccccgtgtacatagccaagttatcgttactcattgtgaatttattattacttttattatgtgttattacttttctattatttctctattttctctctctctgcattgttgggaaggctTAGTTACTTACATGCACATGACTGATCTAAATGCATTTGGGGGACCGAGGggcgcagtgctagaggcgtaactacagacctgggttcaatcacaaccggccgtggtcgggagtcccatagggcggtgcacaattaaCCCAGAGTCGTCCAGTTTAGGGTtagtttggccagggtaggccgtcattgtaaataaaaatgtgtttttaactgacttgcctggttaaataaaataaaaaatgtgcacATTCACTTATATTCATACTATTACACATGTACTGTCATGTTCTAGCTCAGGGACTTCAAACATAAATCAGGGTGTGTGCCTGTGCGGCTCATATCATTCAGTAACAAAGAGTATTAGGATATGGTTAGATAACCATTGATGGTGCATCTCACACCTGGTCTACGAATCCTCCAAGGACTGAGATGTGCTTGGCAGGGTAGGATGCCCATATATTAGCTGTGGCATTGATGCCAGTAACTTGCATAACTCCTCCTGTGTGTTCCATTAAGGCATCTATGGAAAAGAGAATAGTAGAATTAGCCATTGAGTTTTCCCAATAATGTTAGTGTTAGTAATAACCTATAATGTTCCCACTCCAATAATGATCAACACCTTTCCATTCAAATATCACCCTGGCTAAATGCTATGAATATGGGTTCCATttaatgaggatgatgatgattatgatgatggtgatggacaTGATGAGAGTAACACCTACCGTAATACAACCCATAGACAGCACAAGATCCAGCGAAGGCACCCAGGAACTGTGCTGCCACGTAGACAGGGAACTTCTTTATAGGCAGCTTGCCCAGGACCACCATGGCCAGAGAGACTGCTGGGTTCACATGGGCCCCTGGAACAAAGTTAAAACTGGAATTAAAAACAAGGTTCAAGCTTATGTAGAAAGTCTGAGACACATTCATTTGTAACCACTATCCTTATCTAGTGGATTCAGTCATAGACACAATTACGGCACAACACTAGGCGGGGCCCAAGGCGGGGACTGAGGCACTGGGTGACCTCAGCGGGGCAACACTGCTGGGGGTTTCAGAGCGCCCCAAACAATAATCCCCAGCGTTGTTCACTAACTGTGGCCACAACAGCCGGCTGAAACATCCGATCGGAATTGGGTCTGACATAATCTGCCTGAATCTGCTTAAGACTCGCGCAAATCCACATATCGTTGGAATGACACACCTCCGCTAACAAGGGTGCTGGTTTACTCTGCCTGTAAATTAGCATCGCCGACATAGGAGTGAAAAGGAGCAGAAGTGTGTTGTGTTCCACTTGGAGAGACTAGGCTGGCGGGGAAAGCTGGAAAGCAGAGTGCCCCGCCCCCCTCCACCACACTAGAGACCCATGTCCCAGTAAAGCTCATTAGTCCAATACCTGTGATCATCATCAGAGATGTCACCTAACAGTGTGAAGGCTTCTCATCCACACATGGGCCCCAGGGTTGAATGGCCCAATCATGCAATAAAGGTTtatatactgtagcctactacacACTCCAACAAGAATAgcacacatactgtagtactaCTCTACTGCAGCTATATACCGTCTCCATCATTACCCACTGAACCAGGATCTGGATCCTCTGTGTCAGAGTGATCAGCTAGTCTGTAATGAAGCAAAGAGGGTTGGAGACGAGAGACTTGTTCTACAGTTTCATTCTTCCTCAGTTCCATTATTCCTCCATATACTACCCGCCACTGCGACCTGTTGTCACGTCCTGATCTTAGTtcacaatcagaggcagctgtctattgttgtctctgattgagaacaatacttaggtagcctgttcccacctgtgtttgtgggtaggtgttttctgttttgtgtgtcttcaccttacagaactgtttagtttcgttcactctctctctttgttgttttttggttattgcagtgttcagtttatttattaaaattaacatggacacttaccacgctgcattttggtctgatccttcctaTTCCTCATCCGAGGAGGACAACGAtcattacagaactacccaccacaaacggaccaagcagcgggGTAACAGGGAGCCGAGGGTtcaggactcctggacttgggaggagatattggacggcaagggaccctgggcacaggcgatatgaggtaaggcagcgcaacaggcacgagaggcagcgcCCCCCAAAATAAAATGGGGGGcggagccaactccccgtgcttaccggaagaagcgtagtactggtcaggcaccgtgttatgcagtcaAGCGCACGGTGTCACCAGTACGCGCTCAGAGCCCGGAGCGCTATAGGCCAGgcccccgcaagtgccatgcgagagtgggcatccagccagggtatcctgcgccggctctgcgtgctgtgtctccggggcgctgggagggtgcagtgcgccCTATGCCTGTGCTCCGCCTGTGCCGGGAaaatgtgggcattgagcctaagggagaggtgtgagtggtatgcaccagatctccagtgctcccccacagcccggttcaacctgtgcctgcactctggagtgtccgggctaaagtggtcatccagcctggaggagtggtgccaaggctgggcaccagagctccagtgctcccccacagcccggtccagcCGGTGCCTcatccacgcaccaggcctcctgtaggtctccccagcctggtgggtcctgtggcagccccacgcaccaggctgtctctccgtctcctccttccaggttctcccgcctgtccggcgctgccagagtctcccgcctgtccagagctgccagagccgcccgtctgtccggagctgccagagccgcccgtcagtccggagctgccagagccacccgtcagtccggagctgccagagccgcccttcactccagcgccaccagagtctccctcctgtccggcgccgccagagtctcccgacTATTCGGGGCCCGCTtgtaagggtccccagtccgaggtcggcggcgagggtcgccactccagAGGCGCCAcataagtgggccaagactaaggTGGAGTAGGGTCTACGTcctgcaccagagccgccaccgcagtgaaatgcccacccagaccctccgcacctttggggggggaggggggggattctgtcacgtcctgaccttagttcctttttatgtctctagttttggtttggtcagggcgtgagttgggctgggcattctatgtttttgttcgatgttttgtatttctgtgtttggcctggtatggttcccaatcagaggcagctgtctattgttgtctctgattgagaaccatacttaggtagcctgttcccacctgtgtttgtgggtaggtgttttctgttttgtgtgtcttcaccttacagaactgtttagtttcgttcactctctccctttgttgttttttggttattgcagtgttcagtttatttattaaaattaacatagacacttaccacgctgcattttggtctgatccttcctaTTCCTCATCCGAGGAGGACAACGATCGTTACACCtgcatgctctcgttggctggccctcgcttcatattcgtcgccaaacccactggcttcaggtctcTGCTAGggaaagccccgccttatctcagttaactggtcaccatagcagcacccacccacccacagcacacgctccagcaggaatatttcactggtcaaccccaaagccaattcctcatttggccgcctttccttccagttctctgctgccaatgactggaacgaactgcaaaaatcattgaagctggagactcatatcgccctcactaacttcaagcatcagctgtcagagcagcttacagatcattgcacctgtataCAGCccctctgtaaatagcccacccaactacctcatccccatatttttttctttttttgctcctttgcaccccagtatctctacttgcacattcatcttctgcacatctatcactccagtgttaatgctacattgtaattattttggcactatggcctatttattgccttacctccctaatcttccttcatttgcacacactgtatatagacttttgtgatgtgttattgactgtacgtttgtttattcaatgtgtaactctgtgttgttgtttgtgtcgcactgctttgctttatcttggccaggtcgcagttgtacatgagaacgtgttctcaactggcctacctggttaaataaaggtgaaataaataaataaaaatgtcattTTTGCTCAAGGAAGCTCCTCCAAACATGGCATAAATGTTGGCTTTCCAACACTCTGGTCTGAGTCCTGGGTTGAGTTTTAGAGGTACAGCACAAAGGCTAAGCTTACACTCTGCCAACATTGGATTTTCTAAGATGAAAGCACATTGAGTATGGCTCATATAACACTCATATTAGCTCATATGCTACAGTGTTCATATTATCCTGGGGGTGGGCATTAAAAGCTTTAATCACTTCGTTGCTCTTTTATGTCCCAATTGTGATGGAAATTACCACGGAAATTTCAAATTACAACTCATCATCTCCCATTACATAAAGCCTTGCTGAGACATAATGAAACCCTTGATTGATGATTAAAAACCGCTCTCCACCTTGCTCAGCAAGCTCACCTAAGGCAGCGTGACATTTAAAAAGTGATTCCCCCTAATGTTATCCCTCTGTGTCATTGTTGCTGCCGaagcgagagggagaggactcTCCTCGCTTTAATCTCTATGGAATGTACCCAATAAAGTCCCCCTGGACATGAGGACACACAACTCCAGCCTTGTAAATCTAGCCGGCACACTTCA
This window encodes:
- the LOC112249185 gene encoding aquaporin-9 isoform X2 → MMAVYVAGGVSGAHVNPAVSLAMVVLGKLPIKKFPVYVAAQFLGAFAGSCAVYGLYYDALMEHTGGVMQVTGINATANIWASYPAKHISVLGGFVDQVIGTAALILCILAIIDGKNIGAPKGMEPLCIGLIIMAIGVSMGLNCGYPINPARDLGPRLFTAVAGWGMEVFRAGGCWWWIPVAGPMVGGVVGAAIYFLFIELHHAEPEKQGENNVKDKYEMVTLS
- the LOC112249185 gene encoding aquaporin-9 isoform X1, whose protein sequence is MSAGNMELEGKRKMKEQCALRKDIIKEFLAEFLGIFVLILFGCGSVAQTVLSKGALGEPLTIHIGFTLGVMMAVYVAGGVSGAHVNPAVSLAMVVLGKLPIKKFPVYVAAQFLGAFAGSCAVYGLYYDALMEHTGGVMQVTGINATANIWASYPAKHISVLGGFVDQVIGTAALILCILAIIDGKNIGAPKGMEPLCIGLIIMAIGVSMGLNCGYPINPARDLGPRLFTAVAGWGMEVFRAGGCWWWIPVAGPMVGGVVGAAIYFLFIELHHAEPEKQGENNVKDKYEMVTLS